tgtgctgaagagatgtctTGACATGTAGCCCATCTCTTCTctgtaaataaaaacatcttCCTCCTTCTTTTCCTCATCCTCTCTCTTCATATGTGTCCCGTCTCTCAGAGCTGGGGGCCAGGTTGGTGTGGTGCTGCGTTGTGTCCGTGGTTGGGCTTCTCCCTGAGCATAGCCAGAGCCGTGATGGAGAAATCCTTCAAGATGTCCACTGTCTCCTTCTGTAGCATCAGGGACTCCTGGACAAACTCCTGCTGGCTCTCCACCAGCAGCTGGACGGACTGGGCCAGGCTGTCCAGGGACTGAGACACCGATTCCAAAAGCCTCCTGCTggcctgctgctgctggaggcTTTGGGAGGCCAGCTGGGCCACATGTTCCTGGGCCCTGACAGAGGAAGCGCCAGGGGGCAGAGAGTAGGGGATGGAACCTAAGGAGGAGGAGAGACGGTTCGGTGGGAGGAGAGATGAGGAGGAAGGTTGGGAGTAGGATGTTACAGGAGGAGGGTGGAGcgaagaggaggagacagagcagGAAGGAGGACCGGTGGAGGAAGAAGCGGTGGCGCTGGGGTAGGAAGGAGGCGGCGGCAGGGATGAAGAGGCAGCCGCGGGGTCAGTGGTCGTACCATTGGCAGCACAAAGAACAGAAGGGGAGGAGTAGGAGTTGAGGGGTGAAGAGGGGCGGGGAGCAGACAGCGAGGAGGccaggacagaggaggaggagttggTGGGGGATTGTGGAGGAGccagagaggatgaggaggaaggcTCTGAGTTGGAGGAAGAAGGGAAACCTGAGGAGATGGAGGCTGTTCGCGGGGGAGGTCTGGAAGAGGAAGCGCTGTAGGAGGAGGCGTTGTTGCGGGAGTAGGTGTGGAACGGTTTGCTCCTCAGCAGTGGGTTGTCAGGGAGCGACTCCAGGggattggaggaggaggagggggggcagaaGGTACCGGGGTGAGAGGAGAACGTGGTGTCTTCATCGTCATAGTCCATGGTTTGCTCTGGTGAACACACACAAAATTCATGAGTGCTTCCATAACGGCATTTAACTTGCAGAACAAAATGAGCAGGGGACTCAACCCTGTGTGAACCATCCGCCATCTCACAGCTAATTTTGTCCTACAACCTAAAGACCTGAAAAAAAGACCTGAAATAAAACATTGAAGAAAACTAGACGGTTACCTCCATCTGCAGCCATTTCAAACTCAAACTCAGGAGAGGAGTGGAGCGGATCTCCTGTTTAGcgagaaaaaagaagaagtgcaTCAGTAAAACTGGGCAGCAGTACCAAACACGTTCTATGATGGCAGGTCGGTTCACGTCTTCGTTCCGACGTAGAGGACGCCGTAGTACATGACGAGGTGCATTTTACTACCATGTAACAAATATGACTCACCACCGAGCTCTTTCTCTGGGGAGGAGAGGGGCGAGAGGTCGAAGGAGGCTCCTCCGGGTAACGGGAGGGAGTTGGTGTCTGTGTTGAGGTAGAAGGGTGAGGGAGGAACAACGTTACGGCGTCGAGTCCCGATGTCTTCGTCCAGGTCGTAATCTGACAATATGAAAACATGAAAACCAATCACTTCCTGTGAGTCCGTCGCTCCTCTTTTCATTTTAATACTTTGGTGTTTTATGGAGTTTCTTCAAAAAACTCtactgggcgtctgggtagtgtagcggtctattccgttgcctaccaacacgggtatcgtcggttcaaatccccgtgttaccttgggcTTGGTAaagcgtccctaaagacacaactggccgtgtctgcggatgggaagccagatgtgggtatgtgtcctg
This DNA window, taken from Lampris incognitus isolate fLamInc1 chromosome 7, fLamInc1.hap2, whole genome shotgun sequence, encodes the following:
- the zgc:113149 gene encoding uncharacterized protein zgc:113149, encoding MSSVWLEEDEEVKKVGGARAVLRAKPRFSFNEIKVLLEEVKRNRYIILKKFNHGVSAEAKKQTWADITEQINDLGENHREVRQIMKKWADLKCDGKRRMAAFRGPQGSNLRKKNLGPVERMVHKILLMTPGADYDLDEDIGTRRRNVVPPSPFYLNTDTNSLPLPGGASFDLSPLSSPEKELGGDPLHSSPEFEFEMAADGEQTMDYDDEDTTFSSHPGTFCPPSSSSNPLESLPDNPLLRSKPFHTYSRNNASSYSASSSRPPPRTASISSGFPSSSNSEPSSSSSLAPPQSPTNSSSSVLASSLSAPRPSSPLNSYSSPSVLCAANGTTTDPAAASSSLPPPPSYPSATASSSTGPPSCSVSSSSLHPPPVTSYSQPSSSSLLPPNRLSSSLGSIPYSLPPGASSVRAQEHVAQLASQSLQQQQASRRLLESVSQSLDSLAQSVQLLVESQQEFVQESLMLQKETVDILKDFSITALAMLREKPNHGHNAAPHQPGPQL